Proteins encoded by one window of Cervus canadensis isolate Bull #8, Minnesota chromosome 18, ASM1932006v1, whole genome shotgun sequence:
- the PSKH1 gene encoding serine/threonine-protein kinase H1, translating into MGCGTSKVLPEPPKDVQLDLVKKVEPFSGTKSDVYKHFITEVDSVGPLKGGFPAAGQGANPGPGAPTTGHTEPPSEPPRRARVAKYRAKFDPRVTAKYDIKALIGRGSFSRVVRVEHRATRQPYAIKMIETKYREGREVCESELRVLRRVRHANIIQLVEVFETQERVYMVMELATGGELFDRIIAKGSFTERDATRVLQMVLDGVRYLHALGITHRDLKPENLLYYHPGTDSKIIITDFGLASARKKGDDCLMKTTCGTPEYIAPEVLVRKPYTNSVDMWALGVIAYILLSGTMPFEDDNRTRLYRQILRGKYSYSGEPWPSVSNLAKDFIDRLLTVDPGARMTALQALRHPWVVSMAASSSMKNLHRSISQNLLKRASSRCQSTKSAQSTRSSRSTRSNKSRRVRERELRELNLRYQQQYNG; encoded by the exons ATGGGCTGTGGGACAAGCAAGGTCCTTCCTGAGCCGCCCAAGGATGTCCAGCTGGATCTGGTCAAGAAGGTGGAGCCCTTCAGTGGCACTAAGAGCGATGTGTACAAGCACTTCATCACAGAGGTGGACAGCGTTGGCCCTCTCAAAGGTGGGTTTCCAGCAGCCGGTCAGGGTGCAAACCCCGGCCCTGGGGCCCCCACCACTGGCCACACAGAGCCTCCCTCGGAACCACCACGCAGGGCCAGGGTGGCTAAGTACAGGGCCAAGTTCGACCCCCGTGTGACGGCCAAGTACGACATCAAAGCTCTGATCGGCCGAGGCAGCTTCAGCCGAGTGGTACGAGTGGAGCACCGGGCCACCCGGCAGCCCTACGCCATTAAGATGATCGAGACCAAGTACCGGGAGGGGCGGGAGGTGTGTGAGTCGGAGCTGCGCGTGCTGCGCCGCGTGCGCCACGCCAACATCATCCAGCTGGTGGAGGTGTTTGAGACACAGGAGCGCGTGTACATGGTGATGGAGCTGGCCACTGGCGGAGAGCTCTTTGACCGCATCATCGCCAAGGGTTCTTTCACCGAACGTGACGCCACTCGGGTGCTACAGATGGTCCTGGACGGCGTCCGGTACCTGCACGCGCTGGGCATCACACACCGAGACCTCAAGCCGGAGAATCTGCTCTACTACCACCCTGGCACCGATTCCAAGATCATCATCACTGACTTCGGCCTGGCCAGTGCCCGCAAGAAGGGTGACGACTGCCTGATGAAGACCACCTGTGGCACGCCTGAGTACATTGCCCCTGAGGTCTTGGTCCGCAAGCCCTACACCAACTCTGTTGACATGTGGGCACTGGGTGTCATCGCCTACATCCTGCTCAGTGGCACCATGCCCTTCGAGGATGACAACCGCACCCGGCTGTACCGGCAGATCCTCCGGGGCAAGTACAGTTACTCGGGGGAG CCCTGGCCCAGTGTGTCCAACCTGGCCAAGGACTTCATTGACCGCCTGCTGACGGTGGACCCTGGCGCCCGTATGACTGCACTGCAGGCCCTGAGGCATCCGTGGGTGGTGAGCATGGCAGCCTCTTCGTCTATGAAGAATCTGCACCGCTCCATCTCCCAGAACCTCCTCAAACGCGCCTCCTCACGCTGCCAGAGCACTAAATCTGCCCAGTCCACGCGGTCCAGCCGCTCGACACGCTCCAACAAGTCCCGCCGAGTGCGGGAGCGAGAGCTGCGGGAGCTCAACCTGCGCTACCAGCAGCAGTACAACGGCTGA
- the NRN1L gene encoding neuritin-like protein — MCVLFMCLWCDFDNCPLLTCPLFSSCAELCLGQPIPRGLDTTLICPATLPDLSISEARAPQGQLSTPLCSWVLLSGVPPSSFAYWNWGGASGWLSPAPHPITVPPPGGWAEGLPSKLLALLVGSQLGMMRCCCCCCHHRQPPCALGLLLLLLLPPLVPVSPLAAATAGPGRCDTIYQGFAECLIRLGDGMGHGGELETVCRSWNDFHTCASRVLSGCPEEAAAVWESLQQEARRAPHPDNLHTLCGTPVRLQERGVGPETNQETLRATAPAPTPAPTPPLLAAALALACLLGPLA; from the exons ATGTGTGTGCTTTTCATGTGTCTTTGGTGTGACTTTGATAACTGCCCTCTCTTAACCTGccccctcttttcttcctgtgcGGAGCTCTGTCTAGGCCAACCCATCCCACGGGGCCTGGACACCACCCTCATCTGCCCAGCTACTCTCCCAGATCTCTCCATCTCCGAGGCAAGGGCCCCCCAGGGTCAGCTCAGCACCCCACTATGCTCCTGGGTTCTCCTCTCTGGAGTCCCTCCCTCCTCTTTTGCCTATTGGAACTGGGGTGGAGCTTCTGGGTGGCTGAGCCCCGCCCCCCATCCAATCACAGTGCCTCCTCCCGGAGGCTGGGCCGAAGGGCTGCCCTCCAAGCTGCTAGCCCTGTTAGTAGGCTCCCAGCTGGGGATGatgcgctgctgctgctgctgctgtcaccaCCGGCAACCGCCCTGTGCACTGGGgctgttgctgttgctgctgctgccgcccctCG TCCCTGTATCTCCCCTGGCAGCAGCCACAGCGGGCCCAGGCCGCTGTGACACCATATATCAGGGCTTTGCCGAGTGTCTCATCCGCTTGGGAGACGGCATGGGCCACGGAGGCGAACTGGAGACCGTCTGCAG GTCTTGGAATGACTTCCACACCTGTGCCTCACGAGTCCTGTCGGGCTGCCCGGAGGAGGCAGCTGCCGTGTGGGAGTCACTACAGCAAGAAGCTCGCCGGGCCCCACACCCAGATAACTTGCACACTCTCTGTGGCACCCCTGTGCGCCTTCAGGAGCGTGGGGTGGGCCCAGAGACCAACCAGGAAACCCTGCGGGCGACAGCGCCGGCGCCCACCCCGGCCCCCACGCCCCCGCTGCTGGCAGCTGCCCTGGCGCTGGCCTGCCTCCTGGGGCCCCTGGCCTAG